The DNA region TTATGCCGACAATGACGAGCGCATGATTTTCTTTTGCAAAGGCGCATTGGAAACTGTTAAAAAATTAGGTTGGGCACCGGATGTGATCCATTGCCACGGCTGGATGAGCGCGCTTGTGCCTGCTTATCTGAAAACAACCTACAAAGACGATCCTACATTTAAGCACTCAAAAATCATTTACTCTATTTATGAAAATGATTTCAAAGAGCAATTGCACAATGACTTTGCTACAAAAGCCATCATGAGCAATATGAACGAGCAGCATGTGGAGCCGTACAAAGGCGGCACCAATTCGGCGCTGTATGCCGGTGCAATCCACTACTCAGATGGTATTGTTTTAGGCAGCCCTGATATTGATGCAGATGTGTTAAATAATGTTAAAAACAGCAATAAATCGGTTTTAGACTTTGATTCTACCGCAGATTTCGAAAATTATTACAATTTTTACGACGAAATTACCAACGACGAATTGGTGGATGTTGCATAAGACTTAATATTATATATGAAATTTTTCCGATTAGACTTATTGACCCTGTTAATAAGTCTTTTTATTTTGAACAGTTGTAAACGCCAGGATGGTATTGGTTTGGGCGTCAATGATCAAAACGAGATCAATGGCAACCTGATAGTTGATACTAACATCGTTATTAACACTGTTGTTGATGATACCGCAGCTACCTCGGCTCAAACCCGGACACCGCTTGCCAACTTTACCGATCCTGTATTTGGAACAACAAAAAGTATCGTTGCTTTAGGTGTTAACCTGCCTAACGGTGCCGCTTACACAGTTCCCGCGGGTACCCTGACAATCGACTCGGCTGTACTTGTGCTAAAATATGCTGACGGTTTTTATGGCGATTCGCTGGCTTCACGCTATAAAATAAACGTGTATCAGCTTCAACAAAAGGTAGAAAGCAAAACTTATTACAGCAATAACCACTGGGATGCCGATCTGGGCACTTTGCTTGGGTCTAAGACCTTCACAGCCCGTACGCATGATAGTATCACCATAGCCCGCATCCGTACCGACACATTAGATACCGTTCAGCGCGTAGCACCTCAGTTACGTGTACCGCTTAGTAAAGCTTTTATCTATAACAACCTGTTTAATGCAAGCGGTGCTGTACTTGCATCACCAACAACTTTTCAAAGTACTATAAAAGGCCTTTACCTTTCATTAGACAAGGCACAGGCCAGCGATGCCGGCGGTATTATTCAGCTCAATCTGGCCTCATCGCAAATTGATGTTTTTTATAAGGTTGTTACCGCCTCCACCAGTACAACATCCAGTACCATTGATACGGCATCCGTAACCCTGCCGTTCTTTAACCGTGCTGCCGAAATTACGCATACTTATAGTACTACTATCCAGGCAGCCCTGAATAATACAACAACATCGCAAAATACGGTTTACCTCCAGGGGCTTGCAGGCTTAAGGGCTAAGCTTAGTTTCCCCGGCCTTGACAAGCTTGTTGACTCATCGGTAGTGTTAAACCGTGCCGAAATTGTTATCACCCCGCGCGCGGGTTCAGGTGTACCTTATGCGC from Mucilaginibacter sp. SJ includes:
- a CDS encoding DUF4270 family protein, with product MNSCKRQDGIGLGVNDQNEINGNLIVDTNIVINTVVDDTAATSAQTRTPLANFTDPVFGTTKSIVALGVNLPNGAAYTVPAGTLTIDSAVLVLKYADGFYGDSLASRYKINVYQLQQKVESKTYYSNNHWDADLGTLLGSKTFTARTHDSITIARIRTDTLDTVQRVAPQLRVPLSKAFIYNNLFNASGAVLASPTTFQSTIKGLYLSLDKAQASDAGGIIQLNLASSQIDVFYKVVTASTSTTSSTIDTASVTLPFFNRAAEITHTYSTTIQAALNNTTTSQNTVYLQGLAGLRAKLSFPGLDKLVDSSVVLNRAEIVITPRAGSGVPYAPLPKLTMYKLDIAKQRALIQDASASDPRSQTSLFGGNYDRTKKEYHFLVTAFVQDLIRKKTVDYGTYIAPVDTTLINTTTGIDVAPSTQTAARTVIVGSDKATPGYSIRMNIIYTKVRK
- a CDS encoding glycogen/starch synthase; this translates as MGKSKLLFITHEMSPFLELTKIAEITRQLPQAMQEKGYEIRILMPRFGNINERRNRLHEVIRLSGMNIIIDDNDNPLIIKVASIPAARMQVYFLDNEEYFQRKHVFADKDGKFYADNDERMIFFCKGALETVKKLGWAPDVIHCHGWMSALVPAYLKTTYKDDPTFKHSKIIYSIYENDFKEQLHNDFATKAIMSNMNEQHVEPYKGGTNSALYAGAIHYSDGIVLGSPDIDADVLNNVKNSNKSVLDFDSTADFENYYNFYDEITNDELVDVA